One stretch of Nocardia mangyaensis DNA includes these proteins:
- a CDS encoding peptidylprolyl isomerase: MPSNEQRRAAAKRKLERQLARRAEQEKKRKRLMIAGSVLGVIVVGAAAAGVYFLTKGGDEADTTTASSTSATSEQELPPAADAPAPADKPATVDCAYPVGAEPASKPVTPPTSTSVASGPGTAPTKVSIDSTQGPIGLELDSAASPCTVNSFVSLAQQGYFDETSCHRISAVTGFEMLQCGDPTATGTGSPGYAFANEYPTDQYAPEDPALEEPIKYRKGVIAMANSGLTPEGTNGSQFFLVYGDTILPPKYTIFGTIDDEGLATLAKVGAAGDDGSMAAGGGTPNLPIEFTKVTVG; this comes from the coding sequence GTGCCGAGTAACGAACAGCGACGGGCGGCGGCCAAGCGCAAGCTGGAGCGCCAGCTGGCACGACGGGCCGAGCAGGAGAAGAAGCGCAAGCGCCTGATGATCGCGGGGTCGGTACTCGGTGTCATCGTGGTCGGTGCCGCCGCGGCCGGGGTGTACTTCCTCACCAAGGGCGGCGACGAGGCCGACACCACGACCGCGTCGAGCACCTCGGCCACCAGCGAGCAGGAGCTACCGCCTGCGGCCGACGCGCCCGCCCCCGCGGACAAGCCCGCCACGGTCGACTGCGCCTACCCGGTGGGCGCCGAGCCCGCGTCCAAGCCGGTGACCCCGCCGACCAGCACCTCGGTGGCCTCCGGCCCCGGTACGGCGCCGACGAAGGTCAGCATCGACTCCACCCAGGGCCCGATCGGCCTCGAACTCGACAGTGCCGCCTCGCCGTGCACCGTCAACAGTTTCGTGAGCCTGGCCCAGCAGGGCTACTTCGACGAGACCAGCTGCCACCGCATCTCGGCGGTGACCGGTTTCGAGATGCTGCAGTGCGGTGACCCCACCGCCACCGGTACCGGCAGCCCGGGCTACGCCTTCGCCAACGAGTACCCGACCGATCAGTACGCGCCCGAGGACCCGGCGCTCGAGGAGCCGATCAAGTACCGCAAGGGCGTGATCGCGATGGCCAACTCCGGGCTCACCCCGGAGGGCACCAACGGCAGCCAGTTCTTCCTGGTCTACGGCGACACCATCCTGCCGCCGAAGTACACGATCTTCGGCACCATCGACGACGAGGGTCTGGCGACGCTGGCCAAGGTGGGCGCCGCGGGCGACGACGGATCGATGGCCGCCGGTGGCGGCACGCCGAACCTGCCGATCGAGTTCACCAAGGTCACGGTGGGCTGA
- a CDS encoding Rv2578c family radical SAM protein — protein sequence MRWQTQTLDAEDGALPGLTRAGLVRSVLRSVRTPEFDGVTFHEVLCKSALNKMPEGSGLPFRWTINPMRGCTHACRYCFARGSHEYLDLDAGRDFDAEIVVKTNVAAVLRRELGRRSWRREAVALGTNTDPYQRAEGRYRLMPGIIGALAESGTPFSILTKGPLLRRDLPLLTEAARRVEVSVAVSIAILDSELHRSLEPGTPAPRARLDLVRALAEAGFAVHVMAAPIIPCLTDGRAHLDALFAAIAEAGAHSAMAFPMHLRGPTKTWFLSWLAAEHPALMRRYRQLYGRGANVAPVYASWLRERVDPLLDEYGLRRVQDRTVPDPPALAPADHQLPLFT from the coding sequence GTGCGGTGGCAGACTCAGACGCTCGACGCCGAGGATGGTGCCCTGCCCGGGCTGACCCGGGCGGGGCTGGTTCGTTCTGTTCTTCGTTCTGTTCGCACCCCCGAGTTCGACGGGGTGACGTTTCACGAGGTGTTGTGCAAGAGTGCGCTGAACAAGATGCCGGAGGGCTCGGGGCTGCCGTTTCGGTGGACGATCAATCCGATGCGGGGGTGTACGCACGCGTGCCGGTACTGTTTCGCGCGCGGGAGTCACGAGTATCTCGATCTCGACGCGGGGCGCGATTTCGACGCCGAGATCGTGGTGAAGACCAATGTCGCTGCGGTGTTGCGGCGTGAGCTCGGTAGGCGGTCGTGGCGGCGTGAGGCGGTGGCGCTGGGGACCAATACCGATCCGTATCAGCGAGCCGAGGGCCGCTATCGGCTGATGCCGGGGATCATCGGCGCGCTGGCCGAGTCGGGTACCCCGTTCTCCATTCTGACCAAAGGGCCACTGCTGCGCCGCGATCTGCCCCTGCTCACCGAGGCGGCGCGTCGGGTCGAGGTGAGCGTGGCCGTGTCCATCGCCATCCTCGACTCCGAGCTGCACCGCAGCCTGGAACCCGGCACCCCGGCACCGCGCGCTCGTCTCGACCTGGTGCGCGCGCTGGCCGAGGCGGGCTTCGCCGTGCACGTCATGGCCGCCCCGATCATCCCGTGTCTGACCGACGGACGAGCCCACCTCGACGCGCTGTTCGCCGCGATCGCCGAGGCGGGGGCCCACAGCGCGATGGCCTTCCCGATGCACCTACGCGGCCCGACCAAGACCTGGTTCCTCAGCTGGCTCGCCGCCGAGCATCCCGCCCTGATGCGCCGCTACCGCCAGCTCTACGGCCGAGGCGCCAACGTCGCCCCCGTCTACGCGAGTTGGCTGCGCGAACGCGTCGACCCGCTGCTCGACGAATACGGACTGCGCCGCGTCCAGGACCGCACGGTCCCCGACCCACCGGCACTCGCGCCAGCGGACCATCAGCTGCCCCTGTTCACCTGA
- a CDS encoding peptidoglycan DD-metalloendopeptidase family protein: MNARTILMTTLGSVIGLIALVLVIVLPSADETCETDDILDGSSVPTLPRLGGEDQRAAATSAPAPSSNPAVTGTPSLAAGVGPLRRTLPLEIGTFTVSDVFGTRGGNHKGIDFAAGDGTTIYSVSDGRVVAAGPASGFGNWIVVDSVDTNGRAYSAVYGHMWDNGVKVRTGDTVTAGQPIGMVGSAGESSGPHLHFEIVPGGRFTGGRQIDPMPWLDGAPTPDVGGARAFSVDPRCVRGFGSAGGALADGKVPAELEIWYRRAGTVCPEISSSLLAAQAKQESGFRRGLTSPAGAQGLAQFLPGTAAGINPDDGLPYVLDSDGNGTASVWDDGDAIIGQARYMCAIARKVSGWIAEGRVSGDLTALTLAGYNAGEGAVLASGGMPNQYAAHYSETRPYVTNILTMEPLYRAPGAQGRFTPEPGGGGEQIAEAAHDWLGTPYVWGGGGAQGPSSGGFDAPGLTAAAVFAASAGEVVLPRTAEQQWESGVEVPLRRAAAGDLVFSAFGRQGPAQVGIYTRDGQVIQAVPPASNGGGGGVVEVAVPGDARIRRVL, translated from the coding sequence GTGAATGCCCGCACCATCCTGATGACGACGCTGGGTTCGGTCATCGGGCTGATCGCGCTCGTGCTGGTGATCGTGCTGCCGTCGGCGGACGAGACCTGCGAGACCGACGACATCCTCGACGGCTCCTCGGTGCCCACGCTGCCGCGGCTCGGTGGTGAGGACCAGCGCGCCGCCGCCACGAGTGCGCCCGCGCCGTCATCGAATCCGGCCGTCACCGGGACACCGTCGCTGGCCGCCGGGGTCGGTCCGCTGCGCCGCACACTGCCGCTCGAGATCGGTACCTTCACCGTCTCCGATGTGTTCGGCACCCGCGGTGGCAATCACAAGGGCATCGACTTCGCCGCCGGCGACGGGACGACGATCTACTCGGTCTCCGATGGTCGCGTCGTCGCCGCGGGTCCGGCCTCCGGCTTCGGCAACTGGATTGTCGTCGACTCCGTGGACACCAACGGCCGCGCCTACTCCGCGGTGTACGGTCACATGTGGGACAACGGGGTCAAGGTACGCACCGGTGACACCGTCACCGCGGGACAGCCGATCGGGATGGTCGGCTCGGCGGGTGAATCCAGCGGCCCGCACCTGCATTTCGAGATCGTGCCCGGCGGCCGGTTCACCGGTGGCCGCCAGATCGACCCGATGCCGTGGCTCGACGGCGCGCCGACCCCCGATGTCGGTGGCGCGCGCGCCTTCTCGGTCGACCCCCGGTGTGTGCGCGGATTCGGCAGCGCCGGTGGGGCGCTCGCCGACGGCAAGGTGCCCGCCGAACTCGAGATCTGGTACCGACGCGCCGGGACGGTGTGCCCCGAGATCTCGTCCTCGCTGCTGGCCGCACAGGCCAAGCAGGAGTCCGGATTCCGGCGCGGGCTCACCTCGCCCGCGGGTGCGCAGGGCCTGGCCCAGTTCCTGCCCGGCACTGCGGCGGGGATCAACCCCGACGACGGGCTGCCCTACGTTCTCGACTCCGACGGCAACGGCACCGCGAGTGTGTGGGACGACGGTGACGCGATCATCGGCCAGGCCCGCTACATGTGTGCGATCGCGCGCAAAGTCTCGGGCTGGATCGCCGAGGGCAGGGTGTCGGGCGACCTGACCGCGCTCACGTTGGCCGGATACAACGCCGGGGAAGGGGCGGTGCTCGCGTCCGGCGGCATGCCGAATCAGTATGCTGCGCACTACTCCGAGACCCGGCCGTATGTCACCAACATCCTGACGATGGAGCCGCTGTACCGCGCGCCCGGCGCGCAGGGCCGATTCACTCCCGAGCCGGGTGGTGGCGGGGAACAGATCGCCGAGGCCGCTCATGATTGGCTCGGCACCCCGTATGTGTGGGGCGGTGGCGGCGCGCAGGGACCGAGCAGTGGCGGATTCGACGCACCGGGCCTGACCGCGGCCGCGGTGTTCGCGGCCTCCGCGGGCGAGGTGGTGTTGCCGCGCACCGCTGAACAGCAGTGGGAGTCCGGCGTCGAGGTCCCGCTGCGCAGGGCGGCCGCGGGTGATCTGGTGTTCAGCGCGTTCGGTCGGCAGGGTCCCGCGCAGGTGGGGATCTACACCCGTGACGGGCAGGTGATCCAGGCGGTGCCGCCGGCGAGCAACGGTGGCGGCGGTGGCGTCGTCGAGGTGGCGGTGCCGGGTGACGCGCGGATACGGAGGGTGTTGTGA
- a CDS encoding type VII secretion target, whose translation MTDLSVQTDAVAAFAATNSVVAADVSAAGLGEAAASVTAMTPVFGLIGADYLAMFAAAQALQAKDINDLSDRFSKLSDAAFTSSVQFETTDLTNAADIARRAAGIGGLA comes from the coding sequence ATGACCGATCTCTCGGTGCAAACCGATGCCGTCGCCGCGTTCGCGGCGACCAATTCCGTGGTGGCGGCCGATGTCTCCGCAGCGGGTCTCGGCGAGGCCGCGGCCAGTGTCACCGCGATGACGCCGGTCTTCGGGCTCATCGGTGCCGACTACCTGGCCATGTTCGCGGCCGCGCAGGCCCTGCAGGCCAAGGACATCAACGATCTGTCCGACCGGTTCAGCAAGCTCTCCGATGCCGCGTTCACCTCCTCGGTGCAGTTCGAGACCACGGACCTGACCAACGCCGCCGACATCGCGCGCCGAGCCGCCGGAATCGGGGGCCTGGCATGA
- the hisS gene encoding histidine--tRNA ligase has translation MTKTSSFTAPKGVPDYVPPGSAEFVAVRDGLIHAARLAGYGHIELPVFEQTALFARGVGESTDVVSKEMWTFADRNGESFTLRPEGTAGVMRAVIQHGLDKSGQLPLKLCYAGPFFRYERPQAGRYRQLQQVGIEAIGVDDPALDAEVIAIADAGFRSLGLDGFRLEITSLGDETCRPQYRELLQEFLLGLPLDEETRRRAEINPLRVLDDKRPEVRELTANAPLMIDHLSESAKTHFEQVLGHLDALGVPYVVNPRMVRGLDYYTKTTFEFVHDQLGAQSGIGGGGRYDGLMAELGGQPLSGIGFGIGVDRTVLALAAEGKTAADPARCQVYGVALGDAAKARMVALAGELRGAGVSVDLAYGGRGMKGAMKGADRSGAKYTLVLGDRDLADHTIGVKEMGTGDQRQVPLGEVVGVLRDALGN, from the coding sequence GTGACCAAGACCAGCAGCTTCACCGCCCCGAAGGGGGTCCCGGATTATGTGCCGCCCGGCTCGGCCGAGTTCGTCGCCGTGCGCGACGGCTTGATCCACGCCGCCCGACTCGCCGGGTACGGGCACATCGAACTGCCGGTATTCGAACAGACCGCCCTGTTCGCCCGGGGTGTCGGCGAGTCGACCGACGTGGTCAGCAAGGAGATGTGGACTTTCGCCGACCGCAACGGCGAGAGCTTCACCCTGCGCCCGGAGGGCACCGCCGGCGTGATGCGCGCGGTGATCCAGCACGGCCTGGACAAGAGCGGGCAGCTGCCGCTCAAGCTCTGCTACGCCGGGCCGTTCTTCCGCTACGAGCGCCCGCAGGCGGGTCGCTACCGGCAGTTGCAGCAGGTCGGGATCGAGGCGATCGGTGTCGATGATCCGGCACTGGACGCCGAGGTCATCGCCATCGCCGACGCCGGCTTCCGCAGCCTCGGTCTCGACGGGTTCCGGCTCGAGATCACCTCCCTCGGCGACGAGACCTGCCGCCCGCAGTACCGCGAACTGCTGCAGGAGTTCCTCCTCGGGCTGCCGCTGGATGAGGAGACCCGGCGGCGTGCCGAGATCAATCCGCTGCGCGTGCTCGACGACAAACGCCCCGAGGTGCGTGAACTGACCGCGAACGCGCCGCTGATGATCGATCACCTCTCGGAATCGGCCAAGACGCACTTCGAACAGGTGCTCGGCCACCTCGACGCGCTCGGCGTGCCGTACGTGGTGAACCCGCGCATGGTCCGCGGCCTGGACTACTACACCAAGACCACCTTCGAATTCGTGCACGACCAGCTCGGCGCGCAGTCGGGCATCGGCGGCGGTGGCCGCTACGACGGGTTGATGGCCGAGCTCGGCGGGCAGCCGCTGTCGGGCATCGGCTTCGGTATCGGTGTCGACCGGACTGTGCTGGCATTGGCCGCCGAGGGCAAGACGGCGGCCGATCCGGCGCGCTGCCAGGTCTACGGTGTCGCCCTCGGGGACGCCGCCAAGGCACGGATGGTGGCCCTGGCCGGGGAGCTGCGCGGTGCGGGCGTCAGCGTCGATCTGGCCTACGGGGGGCGCGGCATGAAGGGCGCCATGAAGGGCGCCGATCGCTCCGGCGCGAAGTACACCCTCGTGCTCGGCGATCGTGATCTCGCCGACCACACCATCGGGGTCAAGGAGATGGGCACCGGGGATCAGCGTCAGGTGCCGCTCGGCGAGGTCGTCGGGGTGCTGCGGGACGCACTCGGCAACTGA
- a CDS encoding SCO6880 family protein, translating into MTTSATDTYERRSYGLWQKPRSAGLFGLRWEETVIGFVVVITALICAMVGGFKWGFIVGGLGALVMLPLVWRTGGRSGYETGLMMFNWMRSRKNGEHVYRGGRFSRIPGGVTKLPGLLAPSKLYEGIDAGGYHFGMIHLPAFAQYTVVLRAWPQGHEAVDQPVIDRWVAAWGTFLASVGQTSDIVAVVPVIDTVPETGNRLLNEVSTITRPEAPDLAQQVMYELATELPQERVQLLPRVAITFKATTAERRKNPAEEAVEIGRRLPGICAALAEAGVRAQPMAAEEVISFIRRSYDPAAQADLEVAAADPGGHGLGWDDAGPVSHDEKWDHLIHDGGRSVTWEMDAAPEGAVDERVLQRLLAPNPEVPRKRIAIVYRPHSAADAAEIVDDDFKNALVAQQSERGVVSAAATLRVGATQQAREEQARGHGVTRFGALVTITEPLRGDLPRIEAITRDLSTQARLKIRRCYRYQAAAFAASLGCGVILPEHATIPKALAG; encoded by the coding sequence ATGACGACCTCGGCGACCGACACCTACGAGCGCCGCTCGTACGGGCTGTGGCAGAAACCACGCAGCGCGGGCCTTTTCGGCCTGCGCTGGGAAGAGACCGTGATCGGTTTCGTCGTGGTGATCACGGCACTGATCTGCGCCATGGTCGGTGGATTCAAATGGGGCTTCATCGTCGGCGGCCTCGGCGCGCTGGTGATGTTGCCGCTGGTGTGGCGGACGGGGGGCCGCTCGGGCTACGAGACGGGACTGATGATGTTCAACTGGATGCGCTCGCGCAAGAACGGCGAGCACGTGTACCGGGGCGGCCGGTTCTCCCGGATCCCGGGCGGTGTCACCAAACTGCCGGGGCTGCTGGCTCCGTCGAAGCTCTACGAGGGCATCGACGCGGGCGGCTACCACTTCGGGATGATCCACCTGCCCGCGTTCGCGCAGTACACGGTGGTGTTGCGGGCCTGGCCGCAGGGCCACGAGGCGGTGGACCAGCCGGTGATCGACCGCTGGGTCGCGGCCTGGGGCACCTTCCTGGCGTCGGTGGGCCAGACCAGCGACATCGTCGCGGTGGTGCCGGTCATCGACACCGTCCCCGAGACCGGCAACCGGCTGCTCAACGAGGTCTCCACGATCACCCGGCCCGAGGCGCCCGATCTGGCCCAGCAGGTGATGTACGAGCTGGCCACCGAACTGCCCCAGGAGCGGGTGCAGTTGCTGCCCCGGGTGGCGATCACCTTCAAGGCCACCACCGCCGAGCGGCGCAAGAACCCGGCCGAGGAGGCCGTGGAGATCGGGCGCAGGCTGCCCGGGATCTGCGCGGCGCTGGCCGAGGCGGGCGTGCGGGCGCAGCCGATGGCGGCCGAGGAGGTCATCTCCTTCATCCGCCGCAGCTACGACCCGGCCGCGCAGGCCGACCTCGAGGTGGCCGCCGCCGATCCGGGCGGGCACGGGCTCGGCTGGGACGACGCGGGCCCGGTCTCCCACGACGAGAAGTGGGACCACCTGATCCACGACGGCGGCCGCTCGGTGACCTGGGAGATGGATGCCGCCCCCGAGGGCGCGGTCGACGAGCGGGTGCTGCAGCGGCTGCTGGCGCCCAATCCCGAAGTGCCACGCAAGCGCATCGCGATCGTCTACCGGCCGCACTCGGCCGCCGACGCCGCCGAGATCGTCGACGACGACTTCAAGAACGCGCTCGTCGCGCAACAGAGTGAACGCGGTGTCGTCTCGGCCGCCGCGACACTGCGGGTCGGTGCGACCCAGCAGGCACGCGAGGAACAGGCCCGCGGGCACGGTGTGACCCGCTTCGGCGCGCTGGTGACCATCACCGAGCCGCTGCGCGGTGACCTACCGCGCATCGAGGCCATCACCCGCGACCTCTCGACGCAGGCCCGGCTCAAGATCCGGCGCTGCTACCGATACCAGGCCGCGGCATTCGCGGCCTCCCTCGGTTGCGGCGTGATCCTGCCCGAGCACGCGACCATTCCGAAGGCATTGGCGGGGTGA
- a CDS encoding transposase yields MMPHRSYRRVSPEVRNAAVEQVLALTDKLRSESEACRVVAEQIGVHTNSVRNWVRAAEGPSLDRMDATALRRKVALLQQQLAAAAEMNRTLADTLNETRRRR; encoded by the coding sequence ATGATGCCGCACCGGTCCTACCGCCGCGTCTCGCCCGAGGTGCGCAATGCCGCCGTCGAGCAGGTACTGGCCTTGACCGACAAGCTGCGCAGCGAGTCCGAGGCCTGCCGGGTGGTGGCCGAACAGATCGGCGTGCACACCAATTCGGTCCGCAACTGGGTGCGCGCGGCGGAGGGACCGAGCCTGGACCGGATGGACGCCACCGCGCTGCGCCGCAAAGTGGCCCTGCTGCAACAGCAGCTGGCCGCCGCCGCCGAGATGAACCGCACACTCGCCGACACGCTCAACGAAACCCGGCGCCGCCGGTGA
- a CDS encoding type IV secretory system conjugative DNA transfer family protein: MAKKKVTDPAAVGPDTTLILIMFGFATLITLAVALHLGNALAVVPQDIPANPIAVVADLARGKLHWPRASTVIVLLVIVTIIGYVVVRKKLRKRAVVGRLSIDDKADHMGTGSAIASITEEGVRAKAKDLGVRLGSQDAPGVPIGVAVADGTPLYGSYEDLHLDIWGPRQGKSTSRVIPAILSAIGPVLTTSNKRDVVDATRNVREAKGSATFVFDPQGVAGERPTWFWDPLAWVDHRREGCEMRAARLAGHFADAESGGADDQDSFFDPEAEDLLAGMFLAAAIAGRPITQVWEWVTNPQDSEAIEHLRRAGHDFTAAGLAMQYNAEPRTKSGIFGTAKKMVRCLQLSNVHPWITRGGGDRLQFDELEFVERNGTLYCLSLEGRGSASPLVSALTEAVIDVAMRKASMSSGGRLPIPLLAVLDEAANVVRWKDLPKQYSHFGSRGIVVMTVLQSWAQGARCWGDAGMSALWSAANIKVLGSGVDDMAFLRDRSEAIGEYESISSSMSQSGNSKSYSRSLSSSVTFTAQALATLPRGRAVVFTSGQPAVLVRTVPWWESEYADAVKRSIEYNDPTRKTRVDDLFGSPAQSHANPPDEIGEVEEVKPL, from the coding sequence GTGGCGAAGAAGAAGGTGACGGATCCGGCCGCGGTCGGGCCCGACACGACGCTGATCCTGATCATGTTCGGCTTTGCGACGCTGATCACCCTCGCCGTCGCGCTGCACCTGGGCAACGCGTTGGCGGTGGTGCCGCAGGACATTCCGGCCAATCCGATCGCGGTGGTGGCCGATCTTGCCCGCGGCAAGCTGCACTGGCCGCGGGCCTCCACGGTGATTGTGCTGCTGGTGATCGTGACGATCATCGGCTACGTGGTGGTGCGCAAGAAGTTGCGCAAGCGCGCGGTGGTCGGGCGACTGTCCATCGACGACAAGGCCGACCACATGGGCACCGGGAGCGCGATCGCCTCGATCACCGAGGAAGGTGTGCGGGCCAAGGCCAAGGACCTCGGCGTGCGGTTGGGTTCCCAGGACGCCCCCGGCGTGCCGATCGGTGTCGCCGTGGCCGACGGCACCCCGCTCTACGGTTCCTACGAGGACCTGCATCTCGACATCTGGGGCCCCCGGCAGGGCAAGTCCACCTCGCGGGTGATCCCGGCGATCCTGTCCGCGATCGGGCCGGTGCTGACCACCTCGAACAAGCGTGACGTGGTCGACGCCACCCGTAATGTGCGCGAGGCGAAGGGCAGCGCGACCTTCGTGTTCGACCCGCAGGGCGTGGCCGGTGAACGGCCGACCTGGTTCTGGGATCCGCTGGCCTGGGTCGATCACCGCAGGGAGGGCTGCGAGATGCGCGCGGCGCGCCTGGCCGGTCACTTCGCCGACGCCGAGTCCGGCGGCGCCGACGATCAGGACAGCTTCTTCGACCCCGAGGCCGAAGACCTGCTGGCCGGGATGTTCCTGGCCGCCGCGATCGCGGGCAGGCCGATCACCCAGGTGTGGGAGTGGGTCACCAACCCGCAGGACAGTGAGGCGATCGAGCACCTGCGGCGGGCCGGCCACGATTTCACGGCCGCGGGTCTGGCCATGCAGTACAACGCCGAACCGCGCACCAAGAGCGGCATCTTCGGCACCGCCAAGAAGATGGTCCGCTGCCTGCAGTTGTCGAATGTGCACCCGTGGATCACCCGGGGCGGCGGCGATCGGCTCCAGTTCGACGAGCTCGAGTTCGTCGAACGCAACGGGACGCTGTACTGCCTGTCGCTCGAGGGGCGAGGTTCGGCCTCGCCGCTGGTGAGCGCGCTCACCGAAGCGGTGATCGATGTCGCGATGCGCAAGGCATCGATGTCGTCGGGCGGCCGGTTGCCGATCCCGCTGCTCGCGGTGCTCGACGAGGCCGCGAACGTGGTGCGCTGGAAGGATTTGCCCAAGCAGTACAGCCACTTCGGATCGCGCGGCATCGTGGTGATGACCGTGCTGCAGTCGTGGGCGCAGGGCGCGCGGTGCTGGGGCGACGCCGGGATGAGCGCGCTGTGGTCGGCGGCCAACATCAAGGTGCTCGGCAGCGGTGTCGACGACATGGCGTTCCTGCGCGATCGGTCCGAGGCGATCGGTGAGTACGAATCCATCTCGTCGTCGATGTCGCAGTCGGGCAACAGCAAGAGCTATTCGCGCTCGCTCAGTTCCTCGGTGACCTTCACCGCCCAGGCGCTGGCGACGTTGCCCCGGGGCCGGGCGGTGGTGTTCACCTCCGGTCAGCCTGCGGTGCTGGTCCGTACTGTGCCATGGTGGGAATCGGAGTACGCCGACGCGGTGAAGCGGTCGATCGAGTACAACGACCCGACGCGCAAGACCCGCGTCGACGATCTGTTCGGGTCGCCCGCGCAGTCGCATGCCAATCCGCCGGACGAGATCGGTGAAGTCGAGGAGGTCAAGCCGCTGTGA
- a CDS encoding NAD-dependent epimerase/dehydratase family protein produces MKVAVTGAAGYLGTNLIPQLIERGHEIIAIDRAAPTTSDPAVTWVEGDVLDTASMREALDGAEVVYHLVALITLAERNDLAWRVNTEGVRVTAEAALEVGARRFVHTSSIHAFDQYRAGGHIDETSGRSDDPSLPVYDRSKWSGELALRPVIERGLDAVIVNPTGVYGPTDNPKQLSRLNRTTAEAVRGRVPVMIGGGFDLVDVRDVAQGLILAGEKGRTGENYLLGGYMTKLIDLCRMAAAHADVKGPRFAIPAKALGAVLPVVEPIGKRLGSDILSKAALGAILSAPVVDHGKAERELGYRPRPVEETVADLVDFLRAARPA; encoded by the coding sequence ATGAAGGTCGCAGTGACCGGCGCAGCCGGATACCTCGGTACCAACCTGATCCCCCAGCTCATCGAGCGTGGACACGAGATCATCGCCATCGATCGCGCGGCACCGACCACCTCGGACCCGGCCGTGACCTGGGTCGAGGGCGATGTGCTCGACACGGCGTCGATGCGCGAGGCACTCGACGGCGCCGAGGTCGTCTACCACCTCGTCGCACTGATCACCCTGGCCGAGCGCAACGATCTGGCGTGGCGGGTCAACACCGAGGGCGTGCGGGTCACCGCCGAGGCGGCACTGGAGGTCGGCGCGCGCCGGTTCGTGCACACCAGTTCCATCCACGCGTTCGATCAGTACCGCGCGGGCGGGCACATCGACGAGACCTCCGGTCGCTCCGACGATCCGAGCCTGCCGGTCTACGACCGGTCCAAGTGGTCGGGCGAACTGGCGCTCCGGCCGGTGATCGAGCGTGGCCTCGACGCGGTGATCGTGAATCCGACCGGCGTCTACGGCCCCACCGACAACCCGAAGCAGCTGTCCCGGCTCAACCGCACCACCGCAGAAGCCGTCCGCGGCCGGGTCCCGGTGATGATCGGCGGCGGTTTCGACCTGGTCGACGTCCGCGACGTGGCCCAGGGCCTGATCCTGGCGGGCGAGAAGGGCCGCACCGGCGAGAACTATCTACTCGGCGGCTATATGACCAAGCTGATCGATCTGTGCCGGATGGCCGCAGCCCACGCCGACGTCAAGGGCCCGCGCTTCGCGATCCCGGCAAAGGCGCTCGGCGCGGTACTGCCGGTGGTCGAGCCGATCGGCAAGCGCCTCGGCTCCGACATCCTGTCCAAGGCCGCCCTCGGTGCCATTCTCTCGGCCCCGGTCGTCGACCACGGCAAAGCCGAACGCGAACTCGGCTACCGCCCCCGCCCCGTCGAGGAAACCGTCGCCGACCTCGTCGACTTCCTCCGCGCCGCGCGCCCCGCCTGA
- a CDS encoding DUF4913 domain-containing protein, translating to MNEQNSGPDPRDIANGYPTVFAFVNEYLSRVYSRQVTDISDTVWCPEWWRHPEAAIRLHALWQAWEHFRLQGGPGISFWFLDHADPHMAKLFDPRGPFKYCSVRNGHKKMLDRLPLEDQVGGDRELFTDPDVMQTMEKTKPL from the coding sequence GTGAACGAGCAGAATTCGGGTCCGGATCCGCGCGATATCGCGAACGGGTACCCCACCGTGTTCGCCTTCGTGAACGAGTATCTGAGCAGGGTGTACAGCAGGCAGGTCACCGACATCAGCGACACCGTGTGGTGCCCGGAATGGTGGCGGCATCCCGAGGCGGCGATCCGGCTGCACGCGCTGTGGCAGGCATGGGAACACTTTCGGCTGCAGGGCGGGCCGGGGATCAGCTTCTGGTTCCTCGATCACGCCGATCCGCACATGGCGAAGCTGTTCGATCCGCGGGGGCCGTTCAAGTACTGCAGCGTGCGCAACGGGCACAAGAAGATGCTCGACCGGCTGCCACTGGAGGACCAGGTCGGCGGTGACCGGGAGCTGTTCACCGACCCGGACGTCATGCAGACGATGGAGAAGACCAAGCCGCTGTAG